Proteins found in one Syntrophorhabdaceae bacterium genomic segment:
- a CDS encoding efflux RND transporter periplasmic adaptor subunit translates to MSINKRTRLIISFVILCAGFVVDGCTRKQPPPPSTPEVAVVTIQLERVTLTTELPGRTSAHYVAEVRPQVNGIIQKRFFEEGSDVKAGDLLYQIDPAPYQAAYDNARASLARAEANLPPVRLRAERYKELVSIKAVSQQEYDDVTANLKQVEAEINSWKAAVESARINLAYCSIKAPITGRIGKSNVTVGALVTALQPAPLAVIQQIDPIYVDAMQSSASLLRLRQNMTAGKIKRDGPEQTKVKLFLEDGTLYPQEGSLKFSDVTVDPSTGSFILRMVFPNKKYILLPGMYARALVQEGVVDSAILIPQQGVSRDPKGNPVVFIVDAEGKVQQRMITVDRAIGDKWFVTSGLAPGDRVIVEGIQRIRPGSPVKAVPFDAGRKDNPEAGKTVKPSAKTVQPPVKVK, encoded by the coding sequence ATGAGTATTAACAAAAGAACCAGACTCATTATCAGTTTTGTCATTTTGTGTGCAGGTTTTGTGGTGGATGGTTGTACACGTAAGCAGCCGCCTCCACCAAGCACGCCTGAAGTTGCTGTTGTTACAATTCAGTTGGAACGGGTGACCCTGACAACCGAATTGCCCGGTCGTACGTCTGCCCACTATGTAGCGGAAGTGCGTCCGCAGGTAAACGGTATCATACAGAAACGGTTCTTTGAAGAAGGTTCTGACGTGAAGGCCGGAGACCTTCTTTACCAGATCGACCCTGCCCCGTATCAGGCGGCATACGACAATGCGAGGGCCTCCCTTGCCAGGGCAGAAGCAAACCTCCCGCCAGTACGGTTAAGGGCTGAACGCTACAAGGAACTGGTCTCCATCAAGGCGGTCAGCCAGCAGGAATATGACGATGTAACGGCGAATTTAAAACAGGTCGAGGCAGAGATCAATTCCTGGAAGGCTGCCGTCGAATCGGCGCGCATCAATCTGGCATACTGCAGCATCAAGGCGCCTATCACGGGACGCATAGGCAAGTCCAACGTTACCGTCGGCGCCCTTGTGACCGCACTCCAGCCCGCCCCGCTTGCCGTGATCCAGCAGATTGACCCTATATACGTTGACGCAATGCAGTCAAGCGCCAGCCTGCTTCGTCTCAGGCAGAATATGACTGCCGGCAAGATAAAACGGGATGGCCCCGAACAGACAAAGGTGAAATTATTTCTCGAAGACGGCACGCTCTATCCGCAGGAAGGAAGCCTGAAGTTTTCCGATGTCACCGTTGATCCCAGCACCGGGTCGTTTATCCTCCGGATGGTCTTCCCGAACAAGAAGTATATCCTTCTGCCCGGCATGTACGCGCGGGCGCTTGTCCAGGAGGGGGTGGTTGACAGCGCGATCCTTATCCCCCAGCAGGGGGTCTCCCGCGACCCCAAGGGGAATCCTGTTGTCTTCATTGTGGATGCAGAGGGTAAGGTCCAGCAGAGGATGATCACCGTGGATCGTGCCATCGGCGACAAATGGTTCGTCACATCAGGCCTTGCACCGGGCGACCGTGTGATCGTCGAAGGGATTCAAAGGATACGCCCCGGTTCTCCCGTAAAGGCCGTCCCTTTTGATGCCGGCCGGAAGGATAACCCGGAGGCCGGTAAGACGGTCAAGCCTTCTGCAAAGACGGTTCAGCCGCCCGTAAAAGTGAAGTGA